Proteins found in one Coregonus clupeaformis isolate EN_2021a unplaced genomic scaffold, ASM2061545v1 scaf0112, whole genome shotgun sequence genomic segment:
- the LOC121568934 gene encoding mediator of RNA polymerase II transcription subunit 25-like isoform X3, whose translation MQNKWPQKLIMQLIPQKLLTTLGPLLRNSQMVQFLFTNKDLESLKGLYHIMANGFAGCVHFPHSAPCEVRVLMLLYSSKKRIFMGLIPNDQSGFVNGIRQVITNHKQVQQHRSLGSGGPMPGPPGQVQPNQNFLNRPQGPIPVSHGNVQQQSVVVGMPSVSQVTLMEEQQRQANLMTMRAASAANQQPPVTGAPPNQVTQGAMLRLPNPGANPQLCSLLPCQ comes from the exons ATGCAGAACAAGTGGCCACAGAAGCTCATCATGCAATTGATCCCACAAAAGCTACTG ACAACACTTGGTCCACTCCTCAGAAACTCTCAAATGGTTCAGTTTCTCTTCACCAACAAAGATTTGGAGTCACTAAAAGGTCTTTATCATATCATGGCCAATGGATTT GCGGGGTGCGTCCACTTCCCCCACAGCGCCCCCTGTGAGGTGCGGGTGCTCATGCTGCTCTACTCCTCCAAGAAGAGGATTTTCATGGGCCTCATCCCCAACGACCAGAGCGGCTTCGTCAACGGCATCCGACAGGTCATCACCAACCACAAACAGGTCCAGCAGCACCGCTCG TTGGGTTCAGGAGGGCCGATGCCAGGGCCGCCTGGCCAGGTTCAACCCAATCAGAACTTCCTCAACCGGCCGCAGGGGCCCATCCCTGTCTCCCATGGCAACGTGCAGCAGCAG TCTGTGGTGGTGGGCATGCCCTCTGTTAGTCAGGTCACTCTGATGGAGgaacagcagagacaggccaaCCTG ATGACGATGAGAGCAGCCAGCGCAGCTAATCAGCAGCCGCCCGTCACCGGCGCTCCGCCCAACCAGGTCACTCAGGGTGCCATGCTCCGCCTTCCAAACCCAGGAGCCAATCCGCAGCTGTGCAGTCTACTCCCCTGCCAATAG
- the LOC121568934 gene encoding mediator of RNA polymerase II transcription subunit 25-like isoform X4 has product MELSAIPAPCRGECQLHGLHRRQSERDSFFCGVATLRALFDWASPVGGPVDPHPDYNQDPFHMILVRGISLPVSSGGGSGPLKPVLPPQPLPVSQPPLGPASQALPPISKAHPYQPPPSLNAAQAAAQMAVEAANNQKSRSQSLVYGFQYQTHALPALPGASQPRREPKCRTSGHRSSSCN; this is encoded by the exons ATGGAACTCTCCGCCATACCTGCTCCGTGCCGTGGAGAGTGTCAGCTACACGGGCTGCACCGCAGACAATCTG AGAGGGATTCATTTTTCTGTGGTGTCGCCACGTTACGGGCACTGTTCGACTGGGCGTCGCCAGTCGGGGGACCAGTCGACCCCCACCCAGACTACAACCAAGACCCCTTCCACATGATCCTGGTCAGGGGTATCTCACTTCCTG TGTCGTCAGGGGGAGGATCGGGCCCTCTCAAACCAGTCCTTCCCCCTCAACCCCTGCCTGTCAGTCAGCCACCTCTTGGTCCCGCCTCGCAGGCTCTTCCACCAATAAGCAAGGCCCATCCATATCAG CCCCCACCTTCCCTTAACGCGGCCCAGGCAGCTGCACAGATGGCTGTAGAGGCAGCCAACAACCAGAAGAGTCGCT CCCAAAGCCTCGTCTATGGATTCCAATACCAAACTCACGCGCTCCCTGCCCTGCCAGGTGCAAGTCAACCAAGGAGAGAACCT AAATGCAGAACAAGTGGCCACAGAAGCTCATCATGCAATTGA
- the LOC121568934 gene encoding mediator of RNA polymerase II transcription subunit 25-like isoform X2, translating into MELSAIPAPCRGECQLHGLHRRQSERDSFFCGVATLRALFDWASPVGGPVDPHPDYNQDPFHMILVRGISLPVSSGGGSGPLKPVLPPQPLPVSQPPLGPASQALPPISKAHPYQAAAQMAVEAANNQKSRFPGLVNPGPPFSGQSTLPSVAGVKLAPSSQPSLSTVTTVSTPMLPQQQAPPLKPYHTTMGSKPTHCNQHTVRQWSVTTKSPNTSTIDIVLPQVTKVHLNSRINRWSIQVRFVCLVMFRSGYCWIHILVSPNSQESSQIMYSTHIKNLYIWSLIPTQCSSNCQQGLQQS; encoded by the exons ATGGAACTCTCCGCCATACCTGCTCCGTGCCGTGGAGAGTGTCAGCTACACGGGCTGCACCGCAGACAATCTG AGAGGGATTCATTTTTCTGTGGTGTCGCCACGTTACGGGCACTGTTCGACTGGGCGTCGCCAGTCGGGGGACCAGTCGACCCCCACCCAGACTACAACCAAGACCCCTTCCACATGATCCTGGTCAGGGGTATCTCACTTCCTG TGTCGTCAGGGGGAGGATCGGGCCCTCTCAAACCAGTCCTTCCCCCTCAACCCCTGCCTGTCAGTCAGCCACCTCTTGGTCCCGCCTCGCAGGCTCTTCCACCAATAAGCAAGGCCCATCCATATCAG GCAGCTGCACAGATGGCTGTAGAGGCAGCCAACAACCAGAAGAGTCGCT TCCCAGGCCTGGTCAATCCTGGTCCCCCATTCAGCGGTCAGTCAACTCTTCCATCTGTAGCAGGAGTAAAGTTGGCTCCCTCCAGTCAGCCCAGCCTATCCACAGTCACCACAGTTTCCACACCCATGTTGCCTCAGCAACAAGCCCCTCCCCTGAAGCCCTATCACACAACAATGGGCAGCAAGCCTACACACTGTAACCAACACACAGTTAGACAATGGAGCGTCACCACAAAATCACCAAACACATCGACAATAGACATAGTATTGCCACAGGTCACTAAAGTGCATCTGAACTCACGTATCAATAGATGGAGCATTCAGGTTAGATTTGTATGTCTTGTTATGTTCAGGTCAGGATATTGCTGGATCCATATCTTAGTCTCCCCTAATTCACAAGAGTCCTCCCAAATAATGTACAGTACACATATAAAGAACCTATACATCTGGTCTTTAATCCCAACACAATGCAGTAGCAATTGTCAACAGGGACTCCAGCAGAGCTGA
- the LOC121568934 gene encoding mediator of RNA polymerase II transcription subunit 25-like isoform X1, translated as MELSAIPAPCRGECQLHGLHRRQSERDSFFCGVATLRALFDWASPVGGPVDPHPDYNQDPFHMILVRGISLPVSSGGGSGPLKPVLPPQPLPVSQPPLGPASQALPPISKAHPYQPPPSLNAAQAAAQMAVEAANNQKSRFPGLVNPGPPFSGQSTLPSVAGVKLAPSSQPSLSTVTTVSTPMLPQQQAPPLKPYHTTMGSKPTHCNQHTVRQWSVTTKSPNTSTIDIVLPQVTKVHLNSRINRWSIQVRFVCLVMFRSGYCWIHILVSPNSQESSQIMYSTHIKNLYIWSLIPTQCSSNCQQGLQQS; from the exons ATGGAACTCTCCGCCATACCTGCTCCGTGCCGTGGAGAGTGTCAGCTACACGGGCTGCACCGCAGACAATCTG AGAGGGATTCATTTTTCTGTGGTGTCGCCACGTTACGGGCACTGTTCGACTGGGCGTCGCCAGTCGGGGGACCAGTCGACCCCCACCCAGACTACAACCAAGACCCCTTCCACATGATCCTGGTCAGGGGTATCTCACTTCCTG TGTCGTCAGGGGGAGGATCGGGCCCTCTCAAACCAGTCCTTCCCCCTCAACCCCTGCCTGTCAGTCAGCCACCTCTTGGTCCCGCCTCGCAGGCTCTTCCACCAATAAGCAAGGCCCATCCATATCAG CCCCCACCTTCCCTTAACGCGGCCCAGGCAGCTGCACAGATGGCTGTAGAGGCAGCCAACAACCAGAAGAGTCGCT TCCCAGGCCTGGTCAATCCTGGTCCCCCATTCAGCGGTCAGTCAACTCTTCCATCTGTAGCAGGAGTAAAGTTGGCTCCCTCCAGTCAGCCCAGCCTATCCACAGTCACCACAGTTTCCACACCCATGTTGCCTCAGCAACAAGCCCCTCCCCTGAAGCCCTATCACACAACAATGGGCAGCAAGCCTACACACTGTAACCAACACACAGTTAGACAATGGAGCGTCACCACAAAATCACCAAACACATCGACAATAGACATAGTATTGCCACAGGTCACTAAAGTGCATCTGAACTCACGTATCAATAGATGGAGCATTCAGGTTAGATTTGTATGTCTTGTTATGTTCAGGTCAGGATATTGCTGGATCCATATCTTAGTCTCCCCTAATTCACAAGAGTCCTCCCAAATAATGTACAGTACACATATAAAGAACCTATACATCTGGTCTTTAATCCCAACACAATGCAGTAGCAATTGTCAACAGGGACTCCAGCAGAGCTGA